The genomic window GGGTTGGAAACTTCATCTTAAGATGATAAGTAGATATTACTGTCCAAAGGGCATTCAACCCAAGACGCCCAACGATAGCATTGTACGTGGAGGGCATCCGTACTATTAAGAAGTCAACTTGAGCCATTGACCGATGAAGGGTCTGGCCAGCAATCACGGGTAATGTGACTACTCCTTCGATAAGTATCGCGTCATCTGTAAATACAACCAGAGGAGCATCCCGTTGTCCCAAATGTTCAGGGGATATTTTCATCTTagaaaaagcatcataaaataacacATCCgtagaacttccattatctatcaGGATACAGCGTATAAGATAGCTTTCTATGTTAAGAGTTacaacaaccgcatcattatgcggATACAAGATTCCCTAGGCATTCTCTTTAGTGAAGGTGATAGGCTCCTCGATTTAGGCTTCTTAGAGGATTCAGCTTCTTCTTCATTCCAAGATTGATGCCCTCCGGCTATTACACTGATGATCCCAGCTAGAGGTCATTTTGGAGGCTCCAATCGACACTCTGACTGTGGGGGATCCCTTCAGTGCTCCTCATGATGTCCCGAAAGATGCCTAATGAATCAGTCAAACATCCACGACGAATAAGCTCCTCAATCACATCCTAAAGCTGAATACAGTCTTCGATGTCGTGGCCATAATCACGATGGTAGAAGCAGAACTTATTCGGGCTTCAGCGCATGGGACTTCCACTCATCTTTTGTGGTTGAGGGACTTGACCGCGTACCTCCATGAGGACCTATGTTCTAGGGACACTAAGAAGAGTATAGTTagtaaattttttggatggagaTGGATGCCATTTTCCAACCAAACTTGTCTGCTGACGCctcctttgggggagttcgggatCAGTTGCCAGAAAGGAGATCGGGCTTGCCGAAAATTCTTCTGAGTTCAGAGCTAGATTgatgactctatttcagatctaatttagatctgatttttatttttatttatctgatattaatgaattttagatatcacatcagatgtgataggatctgaaatcaaaaaaatttaaaattaaatctaagtagatctaacatgtatgagatgcatgactagactaggagtagtttgatctatgaatagtcttatagttttatattttaatatgattaaaatataaattagatctaatttattctttatttttttgatattataaatattatattcagatcaaaaataaaaaataaaattttaattaatacataagattgatctgttgcatgcctagactagttgtagaattattctagtaactgtctagaatagattttatattaaatagttcaatttaaatcttattttttagatgttatatgtgatgtttcagatctgaaagtatgctaattagatcagattttaatacatgagatgtatgcaaagcatgtataaattagatctgaaattatatatatgatatgtaacttagatctaactagttttgtagttaaattaatatttctgattaaggtgttcctcatggccgtccggtcataagaacaaagtaaggtttaagaccctctcctctcattcaatgggtgttcttatggcatgtaagggtgctacgcgttcatccttaatcagaaatcaaaatttatttttctgcaaaatctagatcctaaaccttatgatttattttacatgttttgtttatgaacccaagacttaattaatgaattaagcttatgaaatcaaattaggtctaaattaataatttcatatctaaaccattttcataaaattgagttcgggcttgggtagctcaattaggtctagcggttaatcaaactgaattaaaaattggttaggtggatcatgaaagctaataattgaccagcctaataggattaagtctaggtcaaggtcgaatcacatttagatgtgactcgatcaagttaagatctaatttggctcagtggttagagcctggattgtaaactaacccaattgattctggttcaacaatttggtgtctaaggtaagttgggcagatgcgatcgactgatttttaattgggagctactcgactcgaatgcgttcttgtcaagttaatggcatatcccttccatcggtctcacttacctggccatatgtgtcgacccagttctgatttgaggtgttaacaattcgagctagtccatgtcactaggttagtcataattgttatgactatgtcaagtcaagtttaatgagacctaaatcaaatcttctaagaaaatattaagtctaaggtcttccaccattgtggatgtacgggccttcccggagttgattgttctcggctggttacagtggctcagttgaccgagaagatgcaaccatatccattaggcattggatacaCGGATTagagatgggttgtgctcaatattctggataggtgagggatccaatcagaaatctaattcgtgcaaatggtggatctgacttaactaaggattggagcaatatttcgggtatgatgagcttcatgaattagagatcaatttttggatgcaccatgattagcgaatatggacaagagttgtccactcatcggttgacccatcaccaataactttaggtgagtggtgagccagtcggtgagaccgcaccatccattagaaatcactaatcatgaagattttcatatctctacctagggagtgtagggatctgaaaaaatagtgggagcctaatttgtttaaaaatgaaaccctaaaaaattggttaagtctgattacaaaatctaattagaaacttttgactctctacagaaatatgtctgcgtccaacccctgaccaaaatactagacaccatagattaactggacctaatttcaaagattggttgaggaactacagaattttcTGGTTTGAGAAACTgattcatgtcttggaccaggaccgacctgccataccagcacgtctgactgctgaacagagaacgtctctgaaaaagtgatggatgacgataacaaagtcaggtactaatgttgggtgccatgtctgatgcatatggtcagttcatcatgaacttccatatgcataagatgcagtgtaccttggctgagttaatgaacatgttagttacggctgagctttctttgaagggttcaaaaggctcagtccttactgtggagcggattcttccaagaaaaaatcttttgaaaagaagaagaagtctgcgaagaaacagaaggtggatggaagaagaagaagacggaatcgaagaagaaggctgctaaaaaagaaaaatattttcactgcaattcagatggccattggaagcgaactgttctcagtacctggccaccctgaagaataagaaggatggtccttctggaggtatgctcgttatagaatctaatcttacgattttctctgcatccaattggatacttgactctggttctagtgctcatttgtgcacttctatgcaggatcttgaagagagcaggaggctgagggatggggatatgatcctatgcatcagaaacggagcaagagttgctgctgtggccgtgggaacctaccctctgcgattaccgttaggattagatttagttcttagagattgttattatgtacctgcagcaagcaggaatttgatttctgtttcatgtttagcacaagaaggttatgtgattagctttcataagaacattataacatattttatgaaaataataaagttgcaaatggttttcttattaatgatctctatcagctacatattgatgtatctgtatttcatatcgagcaaaatgtgaatgccatgggaattaaaaggcctagagatagtctaaatgataggtatctgtggcacctaaggctaggtcatatagcggaagacagggttaacaaattggagaaatcagagctattgagtccgttgactttcgagttatatccagtttgtgaatcatgccttcaaggcaaaatgaccaagctcccttttacataatatagggaaagggccccagaTCTACTtgtctagtacatacagatgtgtgtggcccatttgatgtgccggctagaggcaactattctacttcattatcttcaccgatgatatgtctaggtacgggtatgttttctaatgaaacacaagtctgaagcctttaaaaagttcaaagaattcagacatgaggtagaaaaacaaacagaaaagcccattaagattcttcgatcagatcgaggaggtgaataccttagtcggaagttcctagactatcttaagaataatAGCATAGTCGCTCAATGGACTTCatctggaacaccacaactcaacCGGATTTCAGAacagaggaatcggaccctattagatatggtccatttcatgatgagcttcacggacctccctgagtttctttggggaattatctcatgacagcaatatatgtattgaataggattccctctaaaatgttcctaccacaccgtatgagatatggcatggtaagaagccaagtctgagtcatctcagaatttagggttgtccgactcatgtcaagagacagcaggcagacaattagagtttagatcttttagaaCTCAGTTCATAAGATATCTAAAGAGTCATtatgatactatttctatatttcggaagatcacaatgtgattgtgaatcgacatgttatttttttaaaaaatagtttattcaagatggtggcatcggaagaataattaagctcaaggagaatgtctcccaagagcaatgaactaaagaacctgaggaacccaatcaattagatccagccctaacacaacctcttccacctcatagatcgactagggtttttcgtcctcctgaaaggtacttaggactatacaagaagaagtagaggaaatgttcctcatgaaaaatgggcttatggtgatgaccccaagacctatgacgaggcgatatcagatatcgactccgagaaatgattagaggcaatgagatcagaaattgactcgatgcactcaaccaaatctggaccttggtagatctacctgaaggtattgtacctattaggtgtaaatggatcttcaagagaaagataggtgcagatggaatgtGGAGCTAGCTGCAAAGATAggtccagtgatgatgatcacaagatctgcaagctacaaaggtccatttatggacttaagcaagcatctcggagctggaatactcgtttcaatgatgtgatcaaaatgtttggtttcatcaagaacgaggaggaaccatgtgtgttcaagaaagtcagtgggagcacagttgtcttcctcgtactgtacatagatgacatcctcctgattggaaatgatattttcatgttgacctcagtcaaaatatggttgtctaaggagttctctatgaaagatctaggagaggcatcctttatactgggtattaagatctataaagatagaccaaataggatgctgggactctcacagaagatgtacatagaggaggtgctaaaaaggtttagcatgaaaaattccaaaaaagtttagtaccttttagacatggcattcatctctccaagaagatgtgccctagcacacctgaggagattgaacgcatgagcaagatcccttatgcttcgacaataggaagcctcatgtatgtcatgttatgtacacgatctgatatagcccatgctgtgagtgtcacaagtagatatcagtcgaatccaggcgaagagcactggacttctgtaaaatgtatccttaagtacttgagaaggactaaggatatgtttctagtctttgggaatggagaactccaggttcatagatttatagactcagactttatgtctgatatagatgatcgaaagttgacatctgaaagtctgttcatttgcaatggtggtgcagttagctggaagagttccaagcagacggtgattgctgattccaccatggaggcagagtatattgctgcatcggaagctgcaaaaaggcattttggtacaagaagtttatcgtagagcttggagtgatgtcatcggatgccatccctctttactgcgacaataatggcaccatagccctagctaaggagccaaggtctcaccagaagtccaagcatatcgagtggcgattccatctgattcgtgattacatcgaaaaaggttatgtcgagattaagagagtcgactccacagacaatgtggcagacccactgacaaagccattaggccagcagaagatcgaagcctaccttgagaagatgggacttagatatgtagccaattgacattaggtcaagtggaagtttgttagatgtgtgtcctagatgccagattggctgacacattcctgtataaatgtaaggataaatttataattttgactataaatgaataaaaggattattctactatcacattgtgtacattatgtctgtgatacatcctttgagttagtaggaatgttaattcatattttcaagagttaaaaatttaaggcataaatttacataactaactcataaacagctcataaccataggatcatcacgaggatgatgatcaatccggaaggttggtgtacgatcactttcttaggatagatgtgtcttaagtctatggtgtgacgataccagagtgagagtacagatattcgttgagaacgagagtactgagcgtgaccacctcgagcagtcataaggaaatctactttctcatcgatgactagctcgatgttgcaactgtgtgtctagttctttgatctgaggtacatcgacagttcaccttgagtgtgttatagtttgactacaccataactcgatctcctagtcattcaaaatcttgaaatgtatgttggctgtagcatattcattgtaggatcaaattgtaccaagaagggatctatcaacttcgatagataaaggagtagtcctatgatgatcgaaagattgagttcttaagcccatgaccatggcagagtgaaataatgaaaaagagtttttcattaagatttcacatcggacttggatcgatcgattgattcatatgactgatgttgggtttgacgagttcaccttaaccctaattcagtcgggactcatgatagaggaactcaatcacacaggtagctacaccaagaggttcgtcttcatttctgatgggttgccaccatatactgcgaggtgtcactggtagattttgggagcaattagaatgatcttgatgatcgatcattctaattatctgaatcagaagagttctgatccatcgaaaggagtttcgatgatgtcgatgattagatcacgacatgtctcattaccatatggaaacgaacctaactgggtcacacaaataaaagttaggatctggatgttatcaattgagctagcccagtttgattgatttggattagattcaattaggttcaagaaaatcgtgctagcacacgattgagtctaactttctcctcgtgtaatcttttctatctcgactgagccaaatgtgatttgactcatccagagaactttgagaaggtttctcacagtctgactggagccagtccagctcagaaaggatttgtcttaatttatgagatgaatttaagacaacacctgctaattcctatcacctgccattttcattttaggacattggtcaaatgttgacccatggatcttggactgaaggccacttggcaagagatcattggagattttttatggagtgtccacctgctaaactggacctcaaagtgggtgccatattcagattgggcgtgcgccccaagtggataaggatagagtcccatgagatgaggactctgatcccttgatcaacttggactgtggggtacaaatctcactgtgcttatccagtgttggcaccaacagtaggagggatcatggagattcttatctgatatgattagatgacatcactccatcaatcaaaatttttccagaattaattgaaattttttgattgatcgaatgatgtggcactgcatggagcAGCAGGGTCTGTTTAAACCATGTCTGcatctagggtttagagactctacgcaataaccagcaaaagcctgaatcctctccacttctccataccccctctgctcctctccctcccctcttcacatccaagaggttgggcatccatctggtgcttgtccaagacgtgtggcttcctgattagaaggctgcagagatttgtcgagaaactactgctccagcttcagaagatcttttgaagatcttctagatcagatccagatctgatttttgaagcaaagattcacgaggagaagacgatccagatcctgctcaagtggatactggtagaggccgggcgactgcgtggctattttagaacctcggacattgctgcgatcatctacaggataatctagttaccctagaggtatttctctattcctcatgttttcagatttaattttagatttaatatcagataataggaattagatctaatagatcttagatctgaaatattgtaggataatttttttttgaaatattccgttccagatctcattagatctggaagatcctacaaggaaaaagccgattttttcTTCAAGTTCCCCACGGCTAGGACTTCTCAAGCTctaccttttctctctctctaagggTCCCTCCAAGTGCAAGTTCACCTTCGAAGACTTCATCGATGCAAGCATATTTTTCTGCTCTACCCAACATCTCCACCAAGTCTCGGGGATAAGACTTCTCCAAAGAATATCAAAGATTGTTCTTCAAGAGTCTGCTCTTTAAAACTGTCATCGCGATTGACTGATCTAAGTCACGTACTTTCAAGACAGCTGCATTAAAACTGTTAAGATATGATTGGAGAGACTCCCTCTCTCTTTGCTTGATATTAATTAAGAAATCAGACCTCTTTCTTTGTCTACGGCTACTGACAACATGGGTTACAAGAAGTGACCCATCTGGTCAAACGAGGAGATTGAATGTGGCTTTAGACTAGCGTACTAATGTCGGACCACACTTTTAAGAGTAGCGGGAAATGCCCTACAAAGTGTAGGATCAGCAGCTCCATGGAGGAGCATTACCATCTTGAAACTCTCCAAATGATCCATGGGGTCCGTTGATCCATCATAGCTGGGCATTTTAAAGTGGTGAGGGAGCGATTGACTCATAATTTCAGTGCTAAAGGGAGGATCAGCATTGTAACTATCATCTCCAGTGGGAGCTCAATTTTGTAGAGTCTGGATCATTTGTCTCATATCTCGAAGCTGGTGATCAACTTCTGCATCCCTGATAGTATAGGCTCTGGTATGAAGGGAGTAGGTCCGTCTCGGAGTGGAACCATGCTCCAAACAAGAACTCGGAGATCATTGAACATCGAGCTCCAAGCCTCTCAGACGACTTTGATGAGTTCGCCTTTGCAGTTGAGTCTGAGGATGTTTAGGCAAAAATGCGGCAGGTGGTGAAAGGTTGTTTTGTTATATCACCCGCACCACCGTGGTTAGATTTTGGATTTGCAGAACTAGTAGGTTAAACTGATCCATACCAATGGCTGCTCCAAGTGGTGGAGCGACCAGTGATGGGACCTCCATTGGGGGTACATGTACTTTGGGGATCAAGTTGGTTATCTGCCGGTCAAGAAGTTGCGGCATTCGATCCACAGGACGATGCTCCTTTGCGTGGCGCCATAGCAATTTCAAGGCTCTCTCTTCTTTTGTGGGGCTtcaaacccttcctctagcatcaatttgTTGCGGAAGATTTCCAACCCCGTATGAAAATGGCTGGAGCAAATGGAAGACCACCGGAGCAGCATTCCTGCAAAATAAATCCTGACCGAAATTGACTCCGGTGAGGACccttcgacggtcaagtcagaaatCTGACACaacagaggagaagaaaagaatgGGAGAGCAGAAAGTATTTTCTGGGGCACATACGCCAGCGTACCTGGGGTTAACTTCTTACCTTTAGTTATAGAAGAATCAATGATGATGAGCCATATAGATCATGTCAATTGAGAAGTTGTTCTTCGCTCCTCGTGCAGTTGATAAAAGGGGGTGACATGATATAGGCTTAGTAAGCACATGGGTGACGCATCCTGACTTGACTTGTTTAGACAAAGGTCATTATTAACTTTTTGGCCCATCCACATGGTGGTTGTTTGTGGTCTGATGCCCGATCTCTCCTTCGATGCCGAAGTCGGGATTCTGATAGGTCTGTACTATTAAATGGAGGGCATCGGCCAAAGAAGGGGATTGGCTAATTAACTAGAGTTCATCCGTCCATCAGTCGATAGGGCTCAAGATCGGCAGTAGAGATATGGACATAGGAAGGCTTTTGTCAGGGTTCTGTTTGAAGGATCAATATTGTAGCAGCCAACCTCCTAGGAATGGTTGGTTATAATAGCAAAAAATCTCTGGTCTGATTAGGGGTAAGGATTGGCCAAGAATTCTAGAGAATAGTCGTGCATTTTTTGGCTCAATACTCGATACCATGAAGTTACCTTGGGAGGAGGGGGGAGATCGGCCACCATATGGTTAAGGTATAGGAATACGTGGCTAGGTTAGGGGATCGGTGCCGCCACTTTATCCCAAGTCCCTTCAAGGAAGGGTCGAAGCGGAAGATGAAAGGACAAAGAGCTATTATGACCGTATCCTGTCGCATAGAGCCATGTGAAGTATTTAAATACCTCTAACATCAGCCATAAATTGGCTTGGCGCATAGTTAGCTGTGAAAGAGGCGGTGATAAGACATGGTGTGCAACAGATGAGCAGAGTGATATGATCAGGTGATAGAGCCTTTTGGATCAATAGGGAGGAACATCAGGTGTTCTTCTACTTGAATTCCAAGTAGGGGTCGGGGAAGATATGACAATGCCGAACCCCTATAAAGGGGATCGGTTCTGCTGGCGGTCGACAAAGACGGGTTCCGTTACCGAACCCCTATGAAAGGATCGATTCTGTTCGGCAGCCAACGGAAGCGAGCTCTAACTGTAGTAAGGCATCTTCCGCTTAACAATTTTCGGTATCGTCTATTTTCTTTTCCTATAGACGGTCTCCGAGGATATCTATTCAGTGATTCTTCTAGGCCAGCCGCTAACGAAATCCTGATGGTATTCAAGATACATTTCACTGAATGGGGTGAAAGATCTTTAACAATTTTGTTAACCTGTAGTGGTCAATGTATCACCCACCCAACAATACCTATAGCATTTTATGGTCAAAATCTTTAGGGGAATAAATTTCTTTCTGATTGCCAGGGCCAGCTGTCAGTAATTCTCCATGCTGCATGTTTTCGCACACTACTTTCTGTCTATGCAAGCGTGCAGCTACTGCTCCATTTTGACATAATTTTTCATTCGGAAGTTTCTGTACATTTTGATTTTAGAGATTCAATCATCTGAGCTACTTTATTGATATCCTGTTTTATGATGTTGCAGCTGGGTGGAAAGCGAGTTGGTATTGTGGGGCTAGGTAGCATTGGATCTGCAGTTGCAAAAAGGCTCGAGGCCTTTGGCTGCACCATCCTGTACCATTCGAGAAGTAGAAAGCCATCCATCTCATACAAGTTCTTTTCAGATGTTACTAATCTTGCAGCTGAAAGTGATGTTCTGGTCATAACCTGTGCATTGACCACCGAAACACACCACATCATCAATAAGGAAGTCATGCTAGCATTAGGGAAGGATGGCATTATCATCAATGTGGGGCGTGGGGCTCTGGTTGATGAGAGGAATTAGTCAAGTGTTTAATGGAAGAGGAGATTGGAGGTGCTGGACTTGATGTGTTTGAGAATGAACCAGGTGTGCCCCAAGAGCTCTTCCACATGGACAATGTAGTCCTATCTCATCATAAAGCTGTGTTCACACCAGAGTCGTTTCAGGGAGTGCTTGAAGTTGTTATGGGCAATTTGGAAGCTTTTTTTTCAAACAGGCCATTGCTTAGTCCGATTTCAGAATAGAAAGAATTCAAGTAATTTTTTGGACACGAGGTTTGATAGGACCCTGCATTATCATTC from Elaeis guineensis isolate ETL-2024a chromosome 4, EG11, whole genome shotgun sequence includes these protein-coding regions:
- the LOC105043221 gene encoding LOW QUALITY PROTEIN: glyoxylate/hydroxypyruvate reductase HPR3 (The sequence of the model RefSeq protein was modified relative to this genomic sequence to represent the inferred CDS: inserted 1 base in 1 codon) — protein: MPVGNPAAETPTVEREQLPPVLLSRPLSSPFHDALASKFHFLKPWESPLPRDEFLAAHAGDVRALLCFGPNPAVDAELLACLPKLELVVAFSTGVNHIDLAECRRRGIAVTNAGNAFTEDVADYAVALLIDVLRQISAADRYVRRGLWPINGDCPLGHKLGGKRVGIVGLGSIGSAVAKRLEAFGCTILYHSRSRKPSISYKFFSDVTNLAAESDVLVITCALTTETHHIINKEVMLALGKDGIIINVGRGALVDXEELVKCLMEEEIGGAGLDVFENEPGVPQELFHMDNVVLSHHKAVFTPESFQGVLEVVMGNLEAFFSNRPLLSPISE